The Thalassotalea piscium sequence TCTTTCATTCAGTGATGAATATTTCAGAGCACCCAACGCAATCTATGCACATTTTAACAAGCCTATAATAGGGAGCTTGTCTGGATTAACAAATCAAACTGTCGCTGTTGTCTCAAACTACCGTCTACATCATTACCTAAAAAACAATTACCCTAATATTAATATTGTTGCAGTTAAAACAGGCCTGGTTGGATTAAAAAAAATAGATAACAAAGAAGTAGACTACTTTGTGGGCTCCTTTCATGCGGCAAATCGAATTATTGAAGAAAATAATTTCAGTGATATTAGAATTGCAGGAATAACAAATTTGGAAGACTATTTTCGAATTGGTGTTAGTAAAGGTAACGAACATTTATTACCCATATTCAATAGTGCTATTAAACAAATTACACCTGAAGAGCGTAAAGGGATTTCAAGTTATTTAAGGTCGATTAAAGTTATTAAGTCACCAGACTATACTCATTTAATGCAAGCTGGTTTAGTGTTTATAATTATCTTAATTGTACTTAGCATCAGATACTTTCAATCAACTAAATACGCCAGAATGCTTGCAGAAAAAAATAACGTACTTGAAAAACTGCACAGCGAGCTTGATCACAAAAATAAACAATTAACAGACCTTGCGATGAAAGATCCGTTAACCGGTTTATATAACAGAACTCACCTGTCCACGATCATTGATCAACAAATTAAATTAATCTCACGCTATCAAACAAACGTATGCATGTTAATGATAGATATAGACGACTTTAAGCTTATAAATGATAACAACGGGCACATAGTCGGCGATGATATTTTAAAACGTATTTCAGCAATACTGTGCAAATTAGCAAGAGAGACAGATATTATTTCGCGTTGGGGTGGTGAAGAGTTCGTGGTTATTTGTCCTGAAACCACATTAACATCAGCACTGCAACTAGCTGAGCGTTTTCAAAAGGCAATGGCGTCTATAACTATTGAAGACATTGATGGCATTACCTGTAGTATTGGCATTGCAGAACTTGAAAAAAACATTACCGCCAAAGAGTGGTTTAAAAGGGCTGATAAGGCCATGTACCAAGCTAAAAGCAGTGGAAAAAATTGTATTCAGTTAGTTGAACTAACTGAATACTAACTGTTTAACTAACTTGCTTTAATAGCTCTCTTGCAATGATCACTTTTTGTATTTCGCTTGTCCCTTCGTAAATAGAAGTGACACGTACATCGCGCGAATAACGTTCCAGCGGATATTCTTTAATATAACCAGCACCGCCCATTAATTGTAAAGCGTCGTAACAAGCTTTATTCGCTTTTTCACTAGCGAAAAGCTTTGCCATTGATGCTGCCATTCCAAACGGTTGACCTAGATCTTTAGTGTAAGCAGCCTGCATAAGTAACAAACGTGCGGCTTCTAATTCTGTATAGCGCTCAGCTAACATCCACTGTAAACCTTGAAAATTAGCCAGTGGTTTACCAAATTGTTTACGTTCTAATAAATGTTGACGTGCAAAGTCCATCGCGGCTTTACCAATACCTAAAGCTAAAGATCCAATACCTATGCGCCCGCCTGCAAGCTCGCCAACAGCTACTGAAAATCCTTTATTTTCTAAGCCCATAAGCGCTGATGATGGTATACGACAGTTTTCAAAGTGTACTTCATTTGTTGGCGATGCTTTTTGACCCATTTTCTCTTCAGCTTTAGCAACCGTAATGCCAGGGGTATTAGCTTCAACTAAGAAACAAGAGATTCCTTTGCCTTTAGGTGCATTTGAGTCGGTAACAGCCCAAACTACAAATAAGTCAGCAAAGCTCGCACTAGTAATATAAAGCTTACTACCATTTAAAATATAGTTATCACCGTCTTTTATTGCGGTAGTTTGCATACCTGCGGGATCAGAGCCTGCATTATTTTCAGTTAAACAAAAACCACCTGCTTTATATTCGCCACCACACAGTTTAGGTAAATATGTGTGTTTTTGCTCTTCATTACCAACCGCTTGTATCACTTCAGCCACCATATTAGTCACAGAAGTGGTTACAGCGGTAGATGCACATGCTTTAGCAATTTCAGTAATCGCTAAACTAAATGCAATAGTGCCTGCTTCAACGCCGCCATATTCCGCTTTAATGTTCAGCCCCATAAAGCCTAGCTCAGTTAATTTAGCTAAATTACATAAAAACAAAGACTGATCTTGGTGTTCATCTAACTGTGCTGCAACAGGCGCAAGCTCGCTTTCTGCAAACTTACGTGCCATATCTTGAATCATCATTTGTTCTTCAGATAACGAAAGATCCATAATTTCTAACTCACCGTGGTTAATTTAATAGGAGAAAAGCATATACCTGAGCATCTTTACGATTTGTAGGTACAAAAATTATTATTTTACACGAAATATATTGTCTTGGTGCCTATAGCAAAAAGAATGCGCTCAACAGCGCATTCTTTTTTGTAAAGTAATCATACCAAGATACAAATTACCCAAGTACGAACCACAACAAACCAGCACCAAGTAAAAGACGATAAATAACAAATGGCATCATGCCAAGTTTATTAACTAAAATAAGAAAATAATGAATACAGGCATAAGCACTAATAAAAGCTAAAACACTGCCAATTCCCATAGCTTGCCAATCGACAGTATCAGTACTTGTGATTAGTTTTACCGATAAGTAACTACCCGCCATTGCAATAGCGGGAATAGATAATAAGAAAGAAAACCTCGCTGCATTTTCACGGCTGAGTCCAAGCATTAATCCAAATGTCATTGTAATACCCGAACGCGATGTTCCTGGTATTAAAGCAATTGCTTGTGCCAAACCTATAATCATTGCACCTTTTAAGCCTAACGCTTCTATATTCACATTTTGCTTTGCTTTCAAATCAGCAAAGCCAAGTAATGCACCAAAAATTAGCGTGGTGGCAGCAATAACTAACGCTGAACGTAAATGCTCTTCAATTATATCTTTACCTAAAAGTCCAAAAAGACCAGCTGGTATTGTTGCTAATAAAATCCACCAAGCTAATCTGCCATCAAAGCTATTAGTCCCTTTATTAGGCCCTACACCTAATGTGCCAAACCAAGCAACAGCCATGCAACCAACTTCTTTTCTAAAATAAAGCACGACCGCTAACAAAGTACCAACATGTACAGCCACATCAAATGCTAAACCTTGATCTTGCCACCCGAGAACAGCAGAAGGCAAAATTAAATGTGCAGAACTTGAAATAGGAAGGAATTCTGTAAGCCCTTGAATAAGGGATAATATAATAATTTCTAAAGTGCTCAAAGCTTAACCTCACCTGTTAAAGGTTCCCAAGTAAAAGGAACTTTTTCTATTTGTTGTGAATCTTTATCAAATGCTTGCCACAAATCATTAAAACGTTGTTGTTTTTCAGGATGAATTAAATTGCCTGCGATTTCAGCTAAAGGGCACAATACAAAAGCATTGGTTAGAATTTCATGTCGAGGAAGTTGAACAGGCTCTGCTAATACTATGTCGTCAAACAATAAAATATCTAAATCTAAGGTGCGCGAGCTTAATTTTTGTGCGTTATTTGGCCGGCCAAATTGAAACTCAATCTCGCGCAATTTTTTAGATGTTTCACTAATACTTTGAGCTGTTTGAATACCGATAACCATATTAAAAAAACTGTCGCCGACAAAACCAACAGCTTGGCATTCGTACAAAGAAGATAATATTAATTCACCATAAGCATGGTGAAGGGCATTTAAACCATTCGCTACATTAGCTTCTTTATTAACATTAGAACCGAGCGATATATACACTTGCGCCATTATGATTGTTGGCCTCGCTCTATTTCAACACCAACTGTTACTGCATTATGCACAGCTCCTGGTTTACCTATTTTTAACTTTAACCAGGGGATATTATATTGTGTTAATAAATAATGAGCCATTCGCTCTGCTAATGTTTCAATTAAATCTACTGGAGTTTTATTAGCATATTCTGCAATTTTTTCTGATATTTCAGCATAGTCTAATGTTTTTGCTAACTCATCATTCTCAGCAGCAAGTGCAGTATTCCACCCCATGGTTAGATCGATTACTAAGGTTTGTTTAATTTCTTTTTCCCAAGGATAAAAACCAATGGTTGTTTGAATACTTAATCCTTGAATAAACACTTTGTCCATGACAACTCTCACTCGAGATAACAACTAAAAAGTAAAATTTACCGCAAAAATAACAAAACAGTAAAAAATAACGAAATAAATGGCGAGTTTACCTGCCAAAGAGTAGAAAAACTAGCAAAGTAAGGGATAGAATAGAGAAACTTCAAAGTTTTGTTTAACTGGCGGGGAAAATTGAAAAAAGACAATGGCGTTTACTTTCATGGATAGAAACTAGTTATGTTGCTGTTAACAGTTGTTCTAATTATTTTTGCCTACTTATTAGGCTCTATTTCTAGTGCCATTTTAATTTGCCGAATACTTAACTTACCCGACCCTCGCACCCAAGGTTCGAATAACCCTGGTGCAACTAATGTTTTACGCATAAGTAATAAACGTACTGCGATAGCCGTTTTAACATTCGATGTATTAAAAGGGACTATACCCGTTTGGGGAGCCTACTTTTTTGGACTTGAACCTATATCTCTTGGTCTCATTGCACTTGCTGCATGTTTAGGGCATATGTACCCTATATTTTTTCAATTTAAAGGGGGCAAAGCAGTTGCAACAGCCTTCGGTGTGTTACTGCCAATAGGCTTAGATTTAGCAGGTCTGCTTATTTTTACTTGGTATTTTGTTGCAAAAATAACACGCTATTCAAGTTTAGCCGCTATTGTAACGGTGAGTTTAGCGCCTGTTTATACTTGGTTATTAAAACCACTTTATACCTACCCTGTTATTATGCTCTCTGTATTAATAATTTTAAGGCACAGAGCTAACTTGTGGCGACTAATTAGAGGCATAGAGCCTAAAATATCAACCAAAAAATCAATTTAAATAGCCGCTAGTGTATCTAAAGGCCAACGAGGTGTTGCTTTAAAAGACAAATCGGCAAAAACACCTGCCTTTAACCGCTGCATACCCGCGTAAGCGATCATTGCTCCGTTATCAGTACAAAATTCAGGACGAGGGTAATAAACTTTCCCACCTAATTTCGCCGTAATTTGCTCAAGCTTATTTCGTAATTCGGTATTAGCACTTACACCACCGGCTATAACTAAGCGTTTAAGTTCACACTGAAGTAGTGCCCTTTTACACTTGATCGCCAACGTATCAACAACGGCTTCTTGAAACGCATAAGCAACATCAGCATGTGTTTGCTCATCCATCTCTTCTTTACGAATAGTATTTGCCGCAAATGTTTTTAAGCCACTGAAGCTAAAGTCTAACCCTGGTCTATCTGTCATAGGTCGAGGGAATTTGAACCGGCCTTTAGTTCCTTGCTCTGCCATTTTAGCTAAGGCAGGGCCTCCAGGGTAATCTAAGCCTAATAGTTTAGCGGTTTTATCAAATGCTTCACCTGCAGCATCATCTACAGACTCGCCAAGTAGTTCATAACGACCAATGCCATCAACACGAACCAGCATAGTGTGACCACCAGAAACCAGTAATGCAACAAAAGGAAATTCAGGTACATCCTCTTCTAACATGGGCGCAAGTAGATGTCCTTCCATGTGATGCACTGGAACTGCAGGTAAATTCCAACCATACGCTAAACTGCGACCAATAGAACAACCAACAAGTAATGCTCCTACTAACCCTGGCCCGGCAGTATAAGCGACGCCGTCTAAATCTTTAGCTGTTAAACCAGCATCCGCCAACACTTCTTTAATCAATGGGATAGTTTTACGCACATGATCTCGTGATGCTAATTCTGGCACAACGCCGCCGTAGTCAGCATGTACCGCTATTTGACTATATAAACGATGAACTAAAATCCCTTCATTTTCATCATAAATGGCAATACCAGTTTCATCGCAAGATGTTTCAATTCCTAAAATTCGCATATTAAGTAATAACTACGGCTATATAATATAAGTTACGGTGATTTTACCTAGCATTTCACAATTAAACTAGTGTACTTCTATTTAAAACTTTACAACTCTATGTCATTAGCATTAGAATATGGCACCAATTTTTGATAGAGCGGGTGCACGTAAGACTAATTTAAGTCGAAGCGATCACCGATTTATATAGATATAAACTAAGGTAAGAGGCAACATGCCAGTAATTAAAGTTAGAGAAAACGAACCATTTGACGTAGCATTACGTCGTTTTAAACGTTCATGTGAAAAAGCAGGTATCCTTTCAGAAGTCCGTCGTCGTGAGTCTTATGAAAAGCCAACTTGGGAACGTAAGCGTAAGAAAGCAGCCGCAGTTAAACGCGCAGCTAAAAAAGTTTCTCGTGAGAATGCACGCCGCATTCGCATGTACTAAGCCAACCTTAGTTTAGAACTATCAATTTGAGTACCTACAAGTGACTTTACTTGAACAACTCAAAAATGAAATGAAAAATGCCATGCGAGCTAAAGACAAATTACGTCTTGGCGTTATCCGCATGGCATTATCTGCTGTAAAACAAGCCGAAATTGATCATAACACCGAAGCAACTAACGACAATGTAATTGTTATTTTAACCAAAATGGTTAAACAACGTAGAGAGTCGATAAAAATGTTTTCTGAAGGTGGTCGTGACGACATGGCAGAAATTGAAAAAGCAGAAGTAGTTGTTTTAGAAGACTTTCTACCACAACCTCTTTCCCAAGAAGAAATTAACACACTTATTAGCAAGGCAATTACTGAATCTGAGGCTACATCAATGGCTGAAATCGGCAAAGTAATGGCAATTTTAAAACCAGCCATGCAAGGTAAAGCTGATTTAGGTGCAGTAAGCGCGCAAGTTAGAACCGCCTTACAATAGTAACTAAAAAATAATTTCAAAAAGCCGCGTATTCGCTGAATACGCGGCTTTTTAATACACTAATTAGTATTATTTCAACAAAGATCTAATTAGCGATTGAGTTCAAGATCTAGTCGGGTGTAAACTATGCTCCCGATAATACTTTTGTGGAGGTTTTGCAGTTAATGGCCGGTATGATCCCTCGACAATTTATTGATGACCTACTCGCTCGCGCAGATATTGTTGAGCTAATAGATTCACGTGTACCATTAAAAAAGGCAGGTAAAAATTACCAAGCTTGCTGCCCTTTTCATACCGAAAAATCACCCTCTTTTACTGTTAGCCAAGATAAACAGTTTTATCACTGTTTTGGCTGTGGCGAGCATGGTAACGCTATTTCATTCTTAATGGAGTTCGACCGCCTAGAGTTTCCTGACGCAGTAGAAGAATTAGCCTCTCATTACAGTATGGAAGTACCCCGAGAGCAACAAAACCAAAGTCCAGCCCAGCTTAAACAACAACAACAAGCGTATTTACAAAAACAAGACGATTACGAGTTAATGGCGAACATTAGCCGGTTTTATCAACAGCAGCTAAAAGTGGCTACAGATAAAGACGTGGCGATTAACTACCTAAAAGGTAGAGGCTTAAGCGGCGAAATATGTAAACGTTTTGGTATTGGCTACATTAGTGATAGTTGGGACGGCGTAATGAAAAATTTTGGTGGTACTGCTAGTACCAACCAACAACTAATCGATTTAGGTATGGCAATTGAAGGCGACAAAAATAGGCCGTACGACCGTTTTCGTGGCCGTATAATGTTCCCTATAAGTGATAAGCGTGGTCGCGTAATTGGTTTCGGTGGGCGTGTGATCAACGATGGCACGCCTAAGTATTTAAACTCTCCTGAAACTCGCATATATCATAAAGGACAAGAACTTTACGGGCTTTATGAAGCAAAACAAGCCAATAAAAACTTACAACGATTAGTTGTAGTTGAAGGCTATATGGATGTTGTTGCTCTTGCACAACATGGCGTTGATTATGCTGTTGCATCACTTGGTACAGCAACAACACCTGAGCAGTTACAAACACTTTTTAGAACTGTAAAAGAAGTTATTTGTTGCTATGACGGTGACCGAGCAGGTCGCGAAGCCGCATGGCGCGCAATGGACAATGCACTACCGCTTATTCAAGATGGTTATTCACTTAAATTTGTCTTTTTGCCCGATGGTGAAGACCCAGACTCTTTAATTCGTCAGAAAGGCCAACAAGCATTCGAACAAATAATTGACGAAGCGACACCGTTATCTCAATTTATTTTTGACCATTTGCTAGCACAAGTAAATCTTCAAACAGCCGAAGGCAAAGGCGCATTAATTGAGTCTTTTCAGCCCTATTTAACCAAATTGCCTGCAAGCACACTAAAAGATTCAATATTAACCCAATTGGCAAACCACTTCGGACACAGCAATGAACAACAACTAGCAAAATTAACAAAATCTTTTGCGAATCAGTCGGCAACAAAGCCTAAAATAAAGCAGCAAAAAGTTACCCCAGTACGTTTAGCTATTGCATTATTACTTGAGTATCCCCATATAGTAAGATCATTACCTGAGCCATCTGTACTACAGCATTTAGATATACCTGGTATTCCTTTATTAAATCAAATAATTAGTATTTGTTTAGAATATCAAAATATCAATAGCGCTCAGCTAATTGAACACTTTAGATCGACAGAAGAAGGTAATCAGCTCGCCAAACTCATGTGTTGGCAGCATCATGTGGTTAAAGAAGCCGCAGAAGGTGTCTTTTTAGACAGCATTGAAAAAATATTAGACAGTTTTGTAGAACAAAGAACAGAACTATTATTACAAAAAGCGCGAACAGGCGAAATGAATACGCAAGAAAAGCAAGAGTTACAAGCACTATTAAATGCGTAAATGCATTAATATTACCTGACTATAAACTTAGCTGCTATAATTTAAGCGCTGGTAATTAAACAAGCATTTTGCTATAATTTTCAGCTTTACTGTTCGTAATTTGATAGCCATAAAAGGTGGACAATCGTCAATGGATCAAGCCCCACAATCTAGACTTAAAGAGCTTATAACCAAAGGTAAAGAGCAAGGTTACTTAACGTTTGCCGAGGTTAATGATCATCTCCCGCAGGATATTATTGATTCTGATCAGGTTGAAGATATCATTCGCATGATTAACGACATGGGTATTCAGGTGTTTGAAAATGCACCGGATAGCGACACGTTAATGATGAGCGAAGCTAATACCGACGAAGATGCCGCAGAAGCAGCCGCGCAAGCACTGGCTACGGTTGAAAGTGAAATAGGTCGTACTACAGATCCTGTCCGCATGTATATGCGTGAAATGGGTACGGTAGAACTATTAACCCGTAAAGGGGAAATAGTTATTGCCAAGCGTATCGAAGAAGGGATCAAAGAAGTTCAACGCTCAGTTTCAGAGTATCCACCAGCAATTAACTTCTTGTTAGAGCAGTGGGACAACTTCGAAGCAGAAGAAGGCCGATTAAGCGATATAATCGTAGGCTTTTTAGACCCCGATGCTGAAGAAGAAGAAATTCCAGTAGCGGCAACGCATATCGGATCTGAATTATCACAAGAAGAACTTGATGATGAAGATGAAGATAAAGAAGATGAAGACGAAGAAGAAATTGATACAGGTCCAGATCCTGAGCTAGCACGAGAAAAGTTTACCTTATTACGCGCCGCTTACGAGAAAGCTAACGCTGTAATTGCTGACAAAGGCCGTGATCATAAAAACGCACAAATAGCGATTGATGAATTGGCTGAAGTTTTTAAAGAGTTCAGACTAGTACCTAAATTGTTTGATCGCCTAGTTAAAAATATGCGTGCAGTTATGGATCGTTTACGTGTTCAAGAACGTTTGATAATGAAACATTGTGTTGTTGGCGCAGGTATGCCAAAAACAACGTTCATTAAAATATTTCCTGGTAATGAAACGTCTAAAAACTGGTTTGAAGAGCAAAAAGCTGCTGGTGAACCTTATTCAGCCAAGCTAGCCGATGTTGAGCAAGACGTAGAGCGTTGTATTTATAAACTCAACCAACTTGAAGAAGAAACCTTCTTAAACGTACATGGCATAAAAGACATAAACCGTCGCATGTCAATTGGTGAAGCAAAAGCTCGCCGTGCGAAAAAAGAAATGGTGGAAGCTAACTTACGTTTAGTTATTTCAATTGCTAAAAAATACACCAACCGTGGTTTACAATTCTTAGACTTGATCCAAGAAGGTAACATCGGTTTGATGAAAGCTGTTGATAAGTTTGAATACCGTCGTGGATATAAGTTCTCAACTTATGCAACATGGTGGATCCGTCAAGCAATAACACGCTCAATTGCTGACCAAGCACGTACTATTCGTATTCCTGTACATATGATTGAAACGATTAACAAACTTAATCGCATTTCTCGTCAAATGTTACAAGAAATGGGTCGTGAGCCAACGCCAGAAGAATTAGCAGAACGTATGATCATGCCTGAAGATAAAATTCGTAAGGTATTGAAAATAGCGAAAGAGCCAATTTCAATGGAAACACCTATTGGTGACGATGAAGATTCACACTTAGGTGACTTTATTGAAGATGGCAGCGGTGAATTACCTGTTGACTCAGCAACAGCTGAAAACTTAAAGCATGCTACACACGAAGTATTAGCAGGTCTTACTGCTCGTGAGGCTAAAGTACTAAGAATGCGATTTGGTATTGATATGAATACCGATCACACGCTAGAAGAAGTAGGCAAGCAGTTTGACGTTACTCGTGAACGTATTCGTCAAATTGAAGCTAAAGCGTTACGTAAATTACGTCACCCATCACGCTCTGAACAGCTGAAAAGCTTCTTAGATGGTGAGTAAGCTTATTCTATAGCATAAATAAAAAGCTCCTTAACGGAGCTTTTTTGATCTAAAGGAAAGAACAGTACTAAATTCATTATTTTCCAGATGATAACTTTTAACAAATAACAGCTATAAAGCTAATGAACCCCACTAACTGCCTAACATTTAAGCTATCAGTATTATTTTAATGACTTTTTAAACTTCTGATAGTGACAACAATTTAAAAAATGCTTATACTGCACGCCGTTTTGTAGAGATCATCAACACGACGCAGAAAATATGGCCCCTTAGCTCAGTTGGTTAGAGCATCCGACTCATAATCGGCAGGTCCCCTGTTCAAGTCAGGGAGGGGCCACCATTTCCGCTTATTACGTGGGTTAGATGGTAATTAAACACTCACATTCCTCAGTTTACCAAATAAGTCGCCAATCCCAACCATGCTCAGCTTGGACCACCTAAAATTTCCTAATATATAGTGATAAAGTCGCCACGTTTGATTAGGGCTCGCTCCTAGTAACGAAATTCGTGTAATTATTCAGTAAATATAAAATTGGATTAAATCCTGAAATTATCAGGGATTGTTAGTCTCTCACAGCGTGCTCAAAACACTGATAACCAATCACGACATGATCTAATACCTCAATATCAAAGTACTTAGCCGCTTGTTTAATATTATGTGTAAATTGAAAACCACAGCTTGGTTTGGGATTTCCCGATGGGTGGTTATGCGATGGGTGGTTATGCACCAGTATTATCGTTGGCGAATTAATTATAATAGCTGAACGTAAAACCTCTGCTGGTCTGAGTGATACAGCCTTTACCGTGCCTATAGCAACAGTTTCATAGTTTATAATGGTGTGTTGGTTAGTTAAGTTAACCACAATAAAGTGTTCTTTAGTTTCTAAAGATAGAAATTTAAACACTTGATAAACCTTTTCAGGGCTATCAAGTGTTTAATTTAAAATATCACTTGCTACTTCTTTAAAGTTATAGCAAATACTGAGTTCTCGTAGTATTGCCATTACTTAGTTTGAATTTTATTAGTGGTTTTGATTTTTGCAGGACCTTTCACTTTTTTAAGTTCATTATCAAGAATCCCCTCTTTAGCAGCATCAGTGATCGTATCAATAACAGCTAATAAATTTTCTTTACTACCTACTTCAATTGCAGGCTTTCCTTTCTCAATTTCTAGTGATTTTAAGATATTTCGAAACAACCAATATTTGTTTAAAAACACCAACAACCGATTTACTTAAGTATGTTGACTATCTAAAGGTAACTTCATAACCCAACGCTTTATAACCTTTTTCTCTTTTTGAAACCATGCGTTTTAATGTTAGGAAGTTATCTAAGTAATCATAAACTTGAACAGATTGCTTGTTGTTCCACTCTCGTCCAATACGTCCAACATATTGAGCGAGGATTCCTTTCCAAGCAATAGGTAACGTTATAAACAAGGTATCAAAATAAGGCATATCAAAACCTTCACCAACATATTTACCAGTCGCCAAAATAACTTGCTTCTCATTTGCTAGACCTTTGTTAGTTTCAA is a genomic window containing:
- the rpoD gene encoding RNA polymerase sigma factor RpoD, producing the protein MDQAPQSRLKELITKGKEQGYLTFAEVNDHLPQDIIDSDQVEDIIRMINDMGIQVFENAPDSDTLMMSEANTDEDAAEAAAQALATVESEIGRTTDPVRMYMREMGTVELLTRKGEIVIAKRIEEGIKEVQRSVSEYPPAINFLLEQWDNFEAEEGRLSDIIVGFLDPDAEEEEIPVAATHIGSELSQEELDDEDEDKEDEDEEEIDTGPDPELAREKFTLLRAAYEKANAVIADKGRDHKNAQIAIDELAEVFKEFRLVPKLFDRLVKNMRAVMDRLRVQERLIMKHCVVGAGMPKTTFIKIFPGNETSKNWFEEQKAAGEPYSAKLADVEQDVERCIYKLNQLEEETFLNVHGIKDINRRMSIGEAKARRAKKEMVEANLRLVISIAKKYTNRGLQFLDLIQEGNIGLMKAVDKFEYRRGYKFSTYATWWIRQAITRSIADQARTIRIPVHMIETINKLNRISRQMLQEMGREPTPEELAERMIMPEDKIRKVLKIAKEPISMETPIGDDEDSHLGDFIEDGSGELPVDSATAENLKHATHEVLAGLTAREAKVLRMRFGIDMNTDHTLEEVGKQFDVTRERIRQIEAKALRKLRHPSRSEQLKSFLDGE